The following proteins come from a genomic window of Pseudomonas sp. WJP1:
- a CDS encoding LysR family transcriptional regulator: MNPNLLTEQLGLFLDVLETGSFSAASRRHPLTPSAVARRIDSLEGAVGSQLFIRSTHAVRATPAGLAFAERARRIVAELRLARAEAVSLSSAPEGLIRIDAPAAFGRRHLAPVIADFLLLYPGLDVQLQLIDSFVDMQGLNLGKVDLVLRAGQLADTRLVATPLASMVRIACASPAYLQRRGVPSDPAQLVEHDGLDWAGLAPPFAWRFERDGQMQLHRPSRVRMSANNAEALIYSALAGLGIAHLPTWLVSEYLLRGELLPLFCENGLPKPESSGIYALRLQQQPNSRSRLLLEYLKTRFSPIPPWDLVLQTHLGQH, from the coding sequence ATGAATCCCAACCTACTGACCGAGCAACTGGGCCTGTTTCTCGACGTGCTGGAAACCGGCAGTTTTTCCGCCGCGTCACGCCGTCATCCACTGACCCCTTCGGCCGTGGCGCGACGCATTGACAGCCTGGAAGGTGCCGTCGGCAGCCAATTGTTCATTCGCAGTACCCATGCGGTGCGCGCAACGCCGGCAGGGCTGGCGTTTGCCGAACGCGCACGCAGGATCGTCGCCGAATTGCGCCTGGCCCGGGCCGAAGCAGTGTCCCTTAGCAGCGCACCGGAAGGCTTGATTCGTATCGATGCACCGGCCGCATTCGGGCGGCGCCACCTGGCACCGGTGATTGCCGACTTTCTGCTGCTCTATCCCGGCCTCGACGTGCAATTGCAGTTGATCGACAGCTTTGTCGACATGCAGGGCTTAAACCTGGGCAAGGTCGATCTGGTCTTGCGCGCCGGGCAACTGGCCGATACCCGGTTGGTGGCCACGCCGCTGGCGAGCATGGTGCGCATCGCCTGCGCCAGCCCCGCCTACTTGCAGCGCCGCGGCGTGCCGAGTGATCCGGCGCAGCTGGTCGAACATGATGGCCTTGACTGGGCCGGCCTGGCCCCTCCCTTCGCCTGGCGCTTCGAACGGGACGGGCAGATGCAATTGCACCGACCGTCGCGCGTGCGCATGAGCGCCAATAATGCCGAAGCGTTGATCTACAGCGCATTGGCCGGCCTGGGCATCGCCCACTTGCCGACCTGGCTCGTCAGCGAATACCTGTTGCGCGGCGAACTGCTGCCGTTGTTCTGCGAAAACGGCCTGCCAAAACCGGAAAGCTCCGGGATCTACGCCTTGCGCCTGCAACAACAACCCAATTCCCGCAGTCGCCTGCTGCTGGAATACCTGAAAACCCGTTTCAGCCCCATTCCGCCCTGGGACCTGGTGCTGCAAACCCATCTGGGCCAGCACTAG
- a CDS encoding MarR family winged helix-turn-helix transcriptional regulator, whose product MTTKRDTPDHCDDLLLDNQACFALHSTSLMMTKVYKPLLQALGLTYPQYLVMMVLWEKDGLTVGEISARLLTDPGSLTPLLKRLEAEGVLSRTRSREDERVVIVELTEQGRALRDKARGIPQCILGASGMTLERLQKLQAELQELRRHLQDSL is encoded by the coding sequence ATGACCACCAAGCGCGACACCCCGGACCACTGCGACGACCTGCTGCTGGACAACCAGGCCTGCTTCGCCCTGCATTCCACTTCACTGATGATGACCAAGGTCTACAAACCCCTGCTGCAGGCGTTGGGCCTGACCTATCCGCAATACCTGGTGATGATGGTGCTGTGGGAGAAGGACGGTCTGACCGTAGGTGAAATCAGCGCGCGCCTGTTGACCGATCCCGGCTCGCTCACGCCGCTGCTCAAGCGCCTGGAGGCCGAAGGCGTGCTCAGCCGTACCCGCAGCCGTGAGGACGAGCGCGTGGTAATCGTCGAGCTCACCGAACAGGGCCGCGCCTTGCGCGACAAGGCCCGTGGCATTCCGCAATGCATCCTCGGCGCCAGCGGGATGACCTTGGAGCGACTGCAAAAGCTTCAAGCGGAACTGCAAGAGCTGCGTCGCCATCTGCAAGACAGCCTCTGA
- a CDS encoding organic hydroperoxide resistance protein, protein MQTLYTAIATSTGGRDGRAISSDNILDVKLATPKELGGAGGAATNPEQLFAAGYSACFIGALKFVASQTKRKIPDDASITAHVGIGQIPGGFGLDIDLHISMPGLEQADAQTLVEAAHQVCPYSNATRGNVEVRLHVTV, encoded by the coding sequence ATGCAAACTCTCTACACCGCCATTGCAACTTCCACCGGTGGCCGCGACGGTCGTGCGATCTCCAGCGACAACATTCTCGACGTCAAACTCGCCACCCCGAAAGAACTCGGCGGTGCCGGTGGCGCGGCGACCAACCCTGAGCAACTGTTCGCCGCCGGCTACTCAGCCTGCTTCATCGGCGCGCTGAAATTCGTCGCCAGCCAGACCAAACGCAAAATCCCGGATGACGCGTCGATCACCGCCCATGTCGGCATCGGCCAGATCCCTGGCGGCTTCGGTCTGGACATCGACCTGCACATCAGCATGCCGGGCCTGGAACAAGCCGACGCACAAACACTGGTCGAGGCTGCCCACCAGGTCTGCCCGTACTCCAACGCCACCCGTGGCAACGTCGAAGTACGTCTGCACGTAACGGTCTAA
- a CDS encoding alpha/beta hydrolase produces MNTFSKVLTGTLLARSVHSAFAGDVEHNTQAFLDALNAGTGKPMEQMTPKDARAVLVGAQAGVKLTLPKADVSEKTIQVDGQPLKLTIVRPAGVKGELPVFMFFHGGGWVLGDFPTHERLVRDLVAGSGAAAVFVNYTPSPEAHYPVAINQAYAATQWVAEHGKEINVDGKRLAVAGNSVGGNMAAVVALMAKDKGTPAIKFQVLLWPVTDANFDTGSYNQYAEGHFLTRNMMKWFWDNYTTDAKQRSEIYASPLRATSAQLKGLPPALVQTAGADVLRDEGEAYARKLDEAGVAVTSVRYNGMIHDYGLLNVVSQVPAVRSAMLQASEELKQHLK; encoded by the coding sequence ATGAACACTTTCAGCAAAGTCTTGACCGGTACCCTTCTCGCCCGGTCTGTCCACAGTGCATTCGCCGGCGACGTTGAACACAACACCCAGGCGTTTCTCGATGCACTGAATGCCGGCACCGGCAAACCGATGGAACAGATGACACCCAAAGACGCCCGCGCCGTGCTGGTGGGCGCGCAAGCCGGGGTGAAGCTGACGCTGCCAAAAGCCGATGTCAGCGAGAAGACCATCCAGGTCGATGGCCAACCGCTGAAGCTGACCATCGTCCGGCCGGCCGGGGTCAAGGGCGAGCTGCCGGTGTTCATGTTCTTCCACGGCGGCGGCTGGGTCCTGGGCGATTTCCCGACCCACGAGCGGCTGGTTCGGGATCTGGTGGCGGGCTCGGGTGCGGCGGCGGTTTTCGTCAACTACACCCCTTCGCCGGAAGCGCACTATCCGGTGGCGATCAACCAGGCGTATGCCGCGACCCAATGGGTGGCCGAGCACGGTAAAGAGATCAACGTCGACGGCAAGCGCCTGGCGGTGGCCGGCAACAGCGTCGGTGGCAACATGGCGGCAGTGGTCGCGCTGATGGCAAAAGACAAAGGCACACCGGCAATCAAGTTCCAGGTCCTGTTGTGGCCGGTGACCGATGCCAACTTCGACACCGGTTCCTATAACCAGTATGCCGAAGGGCACTTCCTGACTCGCAACATGATGAAGTGGTTCTGGGACAACTACACCACTGACGCCAAACAGCGCAGCGAGATCTACGCCTCGCCGCTGCGGGCCACCTCTGCGCAACTCAAGGGACTGCCACCGGCGCTGGTGCAGACGGCGGGTGCCGACGTGTTGCGCGATGAAGGTGAAGCCTATGCCCGCAAACTCGACGAGGCCGGGGTGGCGGTGACCTCGGTACGCTACAACGGCATGATCCACGACTATGGCTTGCTCAACGTGGTGAGCCAGGTGCCGGCGGTGCGGTCAGCGATGTTGCAGGCATCTGAAGAGCTCAAGCAACATCTGAAATAA
- the efp gene encoding elongation factor P gives MKTGKELKPGTVIRIDNDPWLVQKAEFTKSGRNSAIMKTKLKNLLTGYKTETVYSADDKLDDVILDRKEATLSFISGDSYTFMDTTDYTMYELNAEDIESVLPFIEEGMTDVCEAVFFEGRLVSVELPTTIVRQVDYTEGSARGDTSGKVMKPAKLKNGTELSVADFIEIGDMIEIDTREGGSYKGRAK, from the coding sequence ATGAAAACTGGTAAAGAACTCAAACCCGGTACCGTGATCCGTATCGACAACGATCCTTGGCTGGTTCAGAAAGCTGAATTCACCAAGTCGGGCCGTAACAGCGCGATCATGAAGACCAAGCTGAAAAACCTGCTGACCGGCTACAAGACTGAAACCGTCTACAGCGCCGACGACAAGTTGGACGACGTGATCCTGGACCGTAAGGAAGCGACCCTGTCCTTCATCAGCGGTGACAGCTACACGTTCATGGACACCACTGACTACACCATGTACGAACTGAACGCCGAAGACATCGAAAGCGTTCTGCCGTTCATCGAAGAAGGCATGACCGACGTTTGCGAAGCCGTGTTCTTCGAAGGCCGTTTGGTTTCCGTAGAGCTGCCGACCACCATCGTGCGTCAGGTTGACTACACCGAAGGTTCCGCTCGTGGCGATACTTCCGGCAAGGTGATGAAGCCTGCCAAACTGAAGAACGGTACCGAGCTGTCGGTTGCTGACTTCATCGAAATCGGCGACATGATCGAGATCGATACCCGCGAAGGCGGTTCCTACAAAGGCCGTGCTAAATAA
- the earP gene encoding elongation factor P maturation arginine rhamnosyltransferase EarP: MPDKKTRWDIFCTVVDNFGDIGVTWRLSRQLVAEHGVEVRLWVDDLRAFERLCPQIDIHAGQQWQQGVEVCHWSADWQPVEAADVVIAAFACQLPGAYMDAMALREKTPLWMNLDYLSAEDWVIGCHGLPSVKYKHVQKHFFFPGFHKGTGGLLRESGLLERRRQFQQSPEAQRSFLQGLGVDRAPGALLISLFAYENAGLASWLDTLVSDSTPTHLLVPQGRILGDVERWLGAQDLQAGALHVRDALTVQVLPFVRQDQYDQLLWCCDFNAVRGEDSFVRAQWAGRPMLWHIYQQEEDVHLDKLEAFLTLYTKDLPPAAGEAISGLWRAWNAGETMTDHWHSTRKHWPQLQKHAETWCLEQALHTDLAAALVQFYVNWI, encoded by the coding sequence ATGCCTGATAAGAAAACCCGCTGGGATATTTTTTGCACCGTGGTCGACAACTTTGGCGACATCGGCGTGACCTGGCGGCTGTCCCGGCAGCTGGTGGCCGAGCACGGGGTGGAGGTGCGTTTGTGGGTCGACGATCTGCGTGCCTTCGAGCGCCTGTGTCCGCAGATCGACATTCACGCTGGCCAGCAATGGCAGCAGGGTGTCGAGGTGTGCCATTGGTCGGCCGACTGGCAGCCGGTCGAGGCGGCCGATGTGGTGATCGCCGCGTTCGCCTGCCAGTTGCCAGGCGCCTACATGGATGCCATGGCCCTGCGAGAAAAGACGCCGCTGTGGATGAACCTCGACTACTTGAGCGCCGAGGACTGGGTGATCGGCTGCCACGGCTTGCCGTCGGTAAAATACAAACACGTGCAGAAGCATTTTTTCTTTCCCGGGTTCCACAAGGGGACGGGCGGCCTGCTGCGTGAAAGCGGATTGCTCGAACGGCGTCGGCAGTTTCAACAGAGCCCCGAAGCTCAGCGAAGCTTCCTGCAAGGCCTGGGGGTCGACCGCGCGCCGGGTGCGCTGCTGATTTCGCTGTTTGCCTATGAAAACGCCGGTTTGGCCAGCTGGCTGGACACCTTGGTGAGCGACTCGACGCCCACTCATCTGCTGGTGCCGCAAGGGCGGATCCTGGGCGACGTCGAGCGTTGGCTGGGGGCGCAGGATCTGCAGGCGGGGGCGTTGCATGTGCGCGATGCCTTGACCGTGCAGGTGCTGCCGTTCGTCCGACAGGACCAGTATGACCAGTTACTGTGGTGCTGCGATTTCAACGCAGTACGCGGCGAAGATTCCTTTGTCCGCGCGCAATGGGCGGGGCGGCCCATGCTGTGGCACATCTATCAGCAGGAGGAAGATGTCCATCTGGACAAGCTCGAAGCCTTCCTCACGCTCTACACCAAGGACCTTCCGCCTGCGGCTGGCGAGGCGATCAGCGGTCTCTGGCGGGCCTGGAATGCCGGTGAGACAATGACCGACCACTGGCATTCGACGCGCAAACACTGGCCACAGCTGCAAAAACACGCCGAGACGTGGTGTCTGGAACAGGCCTTGCACACCGATCTTGCCGCGGCGCTGGTACAGTTTTATGTAAATTGGATATGA
- a CDS encoding GreA/GreB family elongation factor → MNKHTVHQLILDKLRVDLDIAERAAQTAYETATHEENIAENKYDTLGLEASYLAAGQARRVEEIRQSLALCQNLALRPYDEQRGIEIGALLGLEDEKGREQWLFLAPDAAGLKVDLVGQLITVITPRSPLGKSLLGKFAGDEVEILVAGARQQFAVTEVV, encoded by the coding sequence ATGAATAAGCACACTGTCCACCAACTGATTCTCGACAAGCTGCGGGTCGATCTCGACATTGCCGAGCGCGCTGCGCAAACCGCGTACGAAACCGCGACCCACGAAGAAAACATCGCCGAAAACAAGTACGACACACTGGGCCTGGAGGCGTCTTACCTGGCCGCCGGGCAGGCCAGGCGGGTCGAGGAGATTCGCCAGTCACTGGCGCTTTGCCAGAACCTGGCACTGCGTCCGTATGACGAGCAACGGGGTATCGAGATTGGTGCCCTGCTCGGTCTGGAAGACGAAAAGGGCCGCGAGCAATGGCTGTTCCTGGCGCCCGATGCGGCGGGCCTGAAGGTTGACCTGGTGGGGCAACTGATTACCGTCATCACCCCGCGCTCACCGCTGGGCAAAAGCCTGCTGGGCAAGTTCGCAGGTGACGAGGTGGAGATTCTGGTGGCGGGTGCTCGGCAACAGTTCGCTGTCACCGAGGTGGTTTGA
- the cysB gene encoding HTH-type transcriptional regulator CysB produces MKLQQLRYIWEVAHHDLNVSATAQSLYTSQPGISKQIRLLEDELGVEVFARSGKHLTRVTPAGERIITTAGEILRKVESIKQIAQEFSNEKKGTLSIATTHTQARYALPPVISNFIKQYPDVALHMHQGSPMQIAEMAADGTVDFAIATEALELFGDLVMMPCYRWNRCVVVPQGHPLTKLSKLTLEALAEYPIVTYVFGFTGRSKLDEAFSHRGLTPKVVFTAADADVIKTYVRLGLGVGIVAKMAVDTKLDNDLVVLDASELFESSVTKIGFRRGTFLRGFMCDFIEKFAPHLTREVMAKAIQCHNKQELEELFDGVELPVH; encoded by the coding sequence ATGAAGCTCCAACAATTGCGCTACATCTGGGAAGTGGCGCACCACGACCTCAACGTTTCCGCTACAGCCCAAAGTCTCTACACCTCTCAGCCGGGCATCAGCAAGCAGATCCGTTTGCTGGAAGACGAATTGGGCGTCGAAGTGTTCGCCCGCAGCGGCAAGCACCTGACCCGCGTGACCCCGGCCGGTGAGCGCATCATCACCACCGCTGGCGAGATCCTGCGCAAGGTCGAAAGCATCAAGCAGATCGCCCAGGAATTCTCCAACGAGAAGAAAGGCACCCTGTCGATCGCCACCACCCACACCCAGGCGCGCTACGCGTTGCCGCCGGTGATCAGCAATTTCATCAAGCAGTATCCGGATGTTGCCCTGCACATGCACCAGGGCTCGCCGATGCAGATCGCCGAGATGGCCGCTGACGGCACCGTGGATTTCGCCATTGCCACCGAAGCCCTCGAGCTGTTCGGCGACCTGGTGATGATGCCGTGCTATCGCTGGAATCGCTGTGTGGTCGTGCCCCAGGGACACCCGCTGACCAAGCTCTCGAAGCTGACCCTCGAAGCCCTGGCCGAATACCCGATCGTGACCTATGTGTTCGGTTTCACCGGCCGTTCCAAGCTCGACGAAGCCTTCAGCCACCGCGGCCTGACGCCCAAGGTGGTGTTTACCGCCGCGGACGCCGACGTGATCAAGACCTACGTGCGCCTGGGCTTGGGTGTGGGCATCGTGGCGAAAATGGCGGTTGATACCAAGCTCGACAACGACCTGGTGGTGCTCGATGCCAGCGAATTGTTCGAGTCCAGCGTGACCAAGATCGGTTTCCGTCGCGGCACCTTCCTGCGCGGATTCATGTGCGACTTCATCGAGAAGTTCGCCCCGCACCTGACCCGCGAAGTCATGGCCAAGGCCATCCAGTGCCACAACAAGCAGGAGCTGGAAGAGCTGTTCGACGGCGTCGAGCTGCCGGTTCACTGA
- a CDS encoding universal stress protein: MIRSMLYATDLGLYAPVVMQHALELARTFNADLYVVHAVEPMGLFAESVLQSYLDEQALNEFHSQGLNTVIASIEQRVLDNFREELGDEGEHDLERIKAVRVLQGDPSQVILDQAQKLSVDLLIVGSHSHGAGAETPLGRTAARVLQLSKVPVYLVPLVQRRRQGDR; the protein is encoded by the coding sequence ATGATTCGCTCGATGCTGTATGCCACTGACCTCGGGCTGTACGCACCCGTGGTGATGCAGCATGCCCTGGAACTGGCCCGAACATTCAATGCCGACCTGTATGTGGTGCACGCCGTGGAGCCCATGGGGCTGTTTGCCGAATCGGTGCTGCAGAGTTACCTCGACGAGCAGGCGTTGAACGAATTCCACAGCCAGGGTCTTAACACGGTGATTGCCAGTATCGAGCAGCGGGTGCTCGACAATTTTCGCGAAGAGCTGGGTGACGAGGGGGAGCACGACCTTGAGCGGATCAAGGCGGTACGGGTGCTGCAGGGGGATCCATCGCAGGTGATTCTCGACCAGGCGCAGAAACTCTCGGTGGATTTACTGATCGTAGGAAGTCACAGCCATGGTGCGGGTGCGGAAACGCCTTTAGGCCGGACCGCAGCGCGTGTGTTGCAACTGTCCAAGGTACCGGTGTACCTGGTGCCGCTGGTGCAACGTCGTCGCCAAGGGGATCGCTAG
- a CDS encoding 5'-nucleotidase, with translation MPKSIDDKLVLAISSRALFDLSESHKVYLSSGVEAYRQYQIEHEEEILEPGDAFPLVQKLLNLNAHLGRARVEVILVSRNSADTGLRVFNSIHHYGLAISRAAFVGGRSPYPYLKAFGCDLFLSTHAEDVRSALDAGFAAATILSGGASRAASDELRIAFDGDAVLFSDESERVYQAGGLEAFQASEREAAREPLRGGPFKGFLAALNLLQREFPDDACPIRTALVTARSAPAHERVIRTLREWDIRLDESLFLGGLTKSAFLEAFAADVFFDDQAGHCELAREVVATGHVPHGISNEQKV, from the coding sequence ATGCCAAAGTCCATTGACGACAAGCTGGTGCTGGCGATTTCTTCGCGAGCGTTGTTCGACCTGAGTGAAAGCCACAAGGTCTATCTGTCGAGTGGCGTCGAGGCCTATCGGCAATATCAGATCGAGCACGAAGAGGAAATCCTCGAGCCCGGCGACGCCTTCCCGCTGGTGCAAAAACTCCTGAACCTCAATGCCCACCTCGGCCGCGCACGGGTCGAGGTGATCCTGGTCTCGCGCAACAGCGCCGACACCGGCCTGCGCGTGTTCAACTCGATCCACCACTATGGGCTGGCGATTTCCCGCGCGGCGTTTGTCGGCGGACGCAGCCCGTATCCGTACCTCAAGGCCTTTGGCTGCGATCTGTTTCTCTCGACCCACGCCGAAGACGTGCGCAGTGCGCTGGACGCCGGGTTCGCCGCGGCGACCATCCTGTCCGGTGGCGCCAGCCGTGCAGCCAGCGATGAGCTGCGCATTGCCTTCGACGGTGATGCCGTGCTGTTTTCCGACGAATCCGAACGCGTCTACCAGGCCGGTGGCCTGGAGGCGTTTCAGGCCAGCGAACGCGAAGCGGCCCGGGAACCTTTGCGCGGGGGGCCGTTCAAGGGCTTCCTCGCCGCCCTCAATCTGTTGCAGCGCGAATTCCCGGACGACGCCTGCCCGATTCGCACGGCACTGGTCACGGCGCGCTCGGCGCCGGCCCATGAGCGGGTGATCCGCACGTTGCGCGAGTGGGATATTCGCCTGGATGAATCGCTGTTCCTCGGAGGCCTGACCAAGTCGGCCTTTCTAGAAGCCTTTGCCGCCGATGTGTTTTTCGACGATCAGGCCGGCCATTGCGAGTTGGCTCGCGAAGTGGTCGCCACCGGCCATGTGCCACATGGCATAAGCAACGAGCAAAAGGTTTAA
- a CDS encoding putative 2-dehydropantoate 2-reductase has protein sequence MTGAVAKPTIGIIGTGAIGGFYGMMLARAGFDVHFLLRSEFCAVAERGLQLHSAVHGALTLNPVQAYSAAEDMPPCDWLLVGAKTTSNRDLAPAIVQAAAPNARVLLLQNGLDVEDSLRELLPDALHVLGGLCYICVHRQGPGVITHQALGAVHVGYHSGPASEGPVRAAIVEEGAGLFLAAGIDAQAMANLHQARWQKLVWNIPYNGLSVLLGASTTPLMADADSRELIRSLMGEVVQGAIACGHEVPAGYAEHLLMMTQRMPDYWPSMYHDYLHKRPLELEAIYARPLAAAKAVGCELPRIEAMYRSLSFIDRRNT, from the coding sequence ATGACGGGTGCAGTTGCCAAGCCGACAATCGGAATTATCGGGACCGGGGCAATCGGCGGGTTCTACGGGATGATGCTGGCGCGGGCCGGCTTCGATGTGCATTTTCTGTTGCGCAGCGAGTTTTGCGCGGTGGCCGAGCGCGGGCTGCAACTGCACAGCGCGGTACATGGCGCGCTGACGCTGAATCCGGTGCAGGCCTATTCGGCGGCCGAAGACATGCCACCCTGCGACTGGTTGCTGGTCGGCGCGAAAACCACCAGTAACCGCGATCTTGCACCTGCCATCGTGCAAGCCGCCGCACCGAATGCCAGGGTGTTGCTGTTGCAAAATGGCCTGGATGTCGAGGACAGCCTGCGTGAACTGCTGCCCGACGCGCTGCATGTGCTGGGCGGGCTCTGCTATATCTGCGTCCATCGCCAGGGTCCCGGTGTGATTACTCATCAGGCGCTGGGGGCGGTGCATGTCGGCTATCACAGCGGGCCGGCGTCCGAGGGGCCTGTGCGTGCCGCGATTGTCGAGGAGGGGGCCGGTTTGTTTCTTGCCGCTGGCATCGACGCCCAGGCCATGGCGAACCTGCACCAGGCGCGCTGGCAGAAACTGGTCTGGAATATCCCGTACAACGGTCTGTCCGTGTTGCTGGGGGCGAGTACCACGCCGCTGATGGCCGATGCCGACAGCCGTGAGCTGATCAGGTCGCTGATGGGCGAAGTGGTCCAGGGCGCAATCGCCTGCGGTCACGAGGTGCCTGCCGGCTATGCCGAACATTTGTTGATGATGACGCAGAGAATGCCCGACTACTGGCCGAGCATGTACCACGATTATCTGCACAAGCGGCCGCTGGAGCTGGAGGCCATTTACGCCCGGCCACTAGCCGCGGCGAAGGCCGTTGGCTGTGAATTGCCCCGCATCGAGGCGATGTATCGCAGCTTGAGTTTCATCGATCGACGTAATACCTGA
- a CDS encoding thioredoxin family protein: MSTDSMCRPSDIVSPSIVVELELTDFDADQRLLAMTGVSLVVFTSVGCSSCRFARERLPALDLNVDRLCWIDAGNNGGVVERYQVFHLPALFVVRDGEFHGALKSRLTGAELNAALRQALGRTAEELP, from the coding sequence ATGAGCACGGACTCCATGTGTCGGCCATCTGACATTGTTTCCCCCAGTATAGTGGTCGAATTGGAACTGACCGATTTCGACGCCGACCAACGGCTGCTGGCGATGACCGGCGTATCGCTGGTGGTTTTCACCAGTGTCGGCTGTTCCTCCTGCCGTTTTGCCCGCGAGCGGTTGCCTGCGCTCGACCTGAATGTCGATCGCCTGTGCTGGATCGATGCCGGCAACAACGGCGGGGTGGTCGAGCGGTATCAGGTCTTTCACTTGCCGGCGCTGTTTGTCGTACGCGACGGTGAATTCCATGGGGCATTAAAATCGCGCCTGACCGGCGCCGAGCTCAACGCTGCCTTGAGGCAGGCGCTGGGTCGAACAGCAGAGGAGTTGCCATGA
- a CDS encoding PilZ domain-containing protein: MGRFIPHPDDIPVELTLLKPECISRQQLHTISLGGMACNYHRAWRHGTALEVRMPTLNPDMRFLGYVAWCLRRKRGYLVGIAFVDEQTLFSARMGEQVCQIERYCRQHDAHNDLQDIQALALEWVQQHADEFSHDRVHQAFAQAVLD, translated from the coding sequence ATGGGACGTTTTATTCCTCATCCTGACGATATACCTGTCGAATTGACGTTACTCAAACCGGAGTGCATTTCAAGGCAACAACTGCACACTATCAGCCTCGGGGGCATGGCTTGCAATTATCACCGCGCCTGGCGTCACGGCACGGCGCTGGAGGTGCGCATGCCGACCCTGAACCCGGACATGCGCTTCCTGGGCTATGTGGCCTGGTGCCTGCGAAGAAAGCGAGGCTACCTGGTGGGCATTGCCTTCGTCGACGAACAGACGCTTTTCAGTGCAAGGATGGGTGAGCAGGTGTGCCAGATCGAGCGTTACTGCCGCCAGCATGATGCCCACAACGACCTGCAGGATATCCAGGCCCTGGCCCTTGAATGGGTCCAGCAACATGCCGACGAGTTCTCCCACGACCGGGTCCACCAGGCATTTGCACAGGCTGTGCTGGATTAA
- a CDS encoding 3-deoxy-7-phosphoheptulonate synthase — translation MADLPINDLNVASNETLITPDQLKRDIPLSDAALRTVTKGREVIRNILDGTDHRLFVVIGPCSIHDIKAAHEYAERLKVLAAEVSDTLYLVMRVYFEKPRTTVGWKGLINDPYLDDSFKIQDGLHIGRQLLLDLAEMGLPTATEALDPISPQYLQDLISWSAIGARTTESQTHREMASGLSSAVGFKNGTDGGLTVAINALQSVSSPHRFLGINQEGGVSIVTTKGNAYGHVVLRGGNGKPNYDSVSVALCEQALNKAKIKPNIMVDCSHANSNKDPALQPLVMENVANQILEGNQSIIGLMVESHLNWGAQAIPKDLADLQYGVSITDACIDWTATENTLRSMHAKLKEVLPKRQRT, via the coding sequence ATGGCTGATTTACCGATCAACGACCTAAACGTCGCTTCCAACGAGACGCTGATCACTCCTGACCAGCTCAAGCGTGATATCCCCCTGAGCGATGCCGCCCTGCGCACCGTTACCAAGGGCCGCGAAGTCATTCGCAACATTCTCGATGGCACCGACCATCGCCTGTTCGTGGTCATCGGGCCTTGCTCGATCCACGACATCAAGGCGGCCCACGAGTACGCCGAGCGCCTGAAGGTTCTCGCGGCGGAAGTGTCCGATACCCTGTATCTGGTCATGCGCGTGTATTTCGAGAAGCCACGCACCACCGTTGGCTGGAAAGGCTTGATCAACGATCCGTACCTGGATGACTCGTTCAAGATTCAGGACGGCCTGCATATCGGTCGCCAGCTGTTGCTGGACCTGGCCGAAATGGGCCTGCCGACCGCTACCGAGGCGCTCGACCCGATCTCCCCGCAATACCTGCAGGACCTGATCAGCTGGTCGGCCATCGGTGCACGCACCACCGAATCCCAGACTCACCGTGAAATGGCCTCCGGCCTGTCCTCGGCCGTCGGCTTCAAGAACGGTACCGATGGCGGCCTGACCGTAGCGATCAACGCCCTGCAATCGGTTTCCAGCCCGCACCGCTTCCTGGGCATCAACCAGGAAGGTGGCGTGTCGATCGTCACCACCAAGGGCAACGCCTACGGTCACGTGGTGTTGCGCGGCGGCAACGGCAAGCCGAACTACGATTCGGTCAGCGTCGCCCTGTGCGAACAGGCGCTGAACAAAGCGAAGATCAAGCCCAACATCATGGTCGATTGCAGCCACGCCAACTCCAACAAGGACCCGGCCCTGCAACCGCTGGTGATGGAGAACGTCGCCAACCAGATCCTCGAAGGCAATCAGTCGATCATCGGCCTGATGGTCGAAAGCCACCTGAACTGGGGCGCCCAGGCCATCCCGAAAGACCTCGCCGACCTGCAATACGGCGTGTCGATCACCGATGCCTGCATCGACTGGACTGCCACCGAAAACACCTTGCGCAGCATGCATGCCAAGCTCAAGGAAGTGCTGCCGAAACGCCAGCGCACCTGA